The genomic stretch TGTGCCTGGGGCACCAGGGCATCGCCCTGGCCACCGGCGCCCGCGTGGAGCGCGCGCCCGCGCCCCGGCACGGCCACCTCAGTGTGATCCGGCACCGCGGCGAGGACCTGTTCGCGCACATCCCGCAGCACTTCACCGGCGTCCGCTACCACTCGCTGGCCGTGCCGGAGCCGCTGCCCCCCGCGCTGGAGGCGACGGCCTGGGCGGAGGACGGTGTCCTGATGGGGCTGCGCCACCGGTCGTTGCCGCAGTGGAGCGTGCAGTTCCACCCCGAGTCCGTGGCCACCGAGTACGGCGCGGAACTCATCGCCAACTTCGCGCGCCTGGCCCGCGCCCACCGCCCGCCGCGCGGACCGGCCGCCCGGCGCGGACGCCGCGCACCGGCCGCCCGCCGCGGGCGCCGGACACCGCCCGCGACGGCAGCCGTGGGCGCCACGTCCGACGGGTACCGGCTGCATGTGCGCACCCTGTCCCTGGAGCCGGACACCGACGCGCTGTTCCGCGCCCTGTTCGCCCGCTCCCGCCACGCCTTCTGGCTGGACAGCTCCCGGGTCGAGCCGGGGCTCTCCCGCTTCTCGTTCCTCGGCGACGCCGGCGGGCCGCTCGCCGAGACCGTGCGCTACCGCGCGGGCTCCGGCGAGGTCGAGGTGACGGCCGCCGACGGCGGTGTGACCACGGTGCCCGGCACCGTCTTCGACCACCTGCGCGCGCAGCTGGCCCGGCGGCGGATCGCGGCCCCGACGCTGCCCTTCGACTTCACCTGCGGGTACGTCGGCTGGTTCGGCTACGAGCTGCGGGCCGACTGCGGCTCCCCACTGGCCCGCGCCGGTACGGGCGACGACGCGGCCTGGATCTTCGCCGACCGGCTCGTCGCCGTCGACCACGAGCGCGGCGAGACCCACCTGCTGTGTCTGGCCCGGGACGACGGCGAGGACGGCGAACGCGCCGCGGCATGGCTGCGGGAGACCGGCACCCGCCTCACCACGCTGCCGTCCCGCGCGGTGCGGCGGGAGGCCCACGCGGACGCCCGTGCCGTCGACGGGGGCCCCGCCGAGTCCTGGCTGGCCCGGAGCAGGGAGCAGTACCTGGCGGACATCCGGCAGTGTCACGAGGAGCTGCACGCGGGCGAGAGCTACGAGATCTGCCTGACCAACACCGTCCACGTGCCCGTCGAGGCGGACGCGCTGGCGGCGCACAGCCTGCTGAGACGGCTCAACCCCGCGCCGTACGCCGCGTTCCTGCGGTTCGGCGACACCGAGGCCGTCTGCTCGTCGCCCGAGCGCTTCCTGCGCATCACGCCGGACGGCACGGTGGAGAGCAAGCCCATCAAGGGCACCGCCCCGCGCGGCGCCGATCCCGCCGAGGACGCCCGCCTGAAGGCGGCGCTGGCCCACGACCCCAAGACCCGGGCCGAGAACCTGATGATCGTGGACCTGCTCCGCAACGACCTGGGCCGGGTCTGCGAGATCGGCAGCGTGCACGTGCCCCACCTGATGCGCGTCGAGAGCTATGCGACGGTGCACCAGCTGGTGTCCACCGTCCGCGGCACGCTCCGGCCCGGGACGGACGCGGTCGACTGCGTACGCGCCTGCTTCCCCGGCGGTTCCATGACCGGCGCGCCCAAACTGCGCACGATGGAGATCATCGACCGGCTGGAGGGCGCGCCGCGCGGCCTGTACTCCGGCTCGATCGGCTACCTCGGGCTGGCCGGGGGCGCCGACCTCAACATCGTCATCCGCACCGCCGTCCGGTCGGGCGGCCGGTGGACCGTCGGGGCGGGCGGCGCGATCGTCCTCGGCTCCGACCCGGCGGAGGAGTACCGGGAGATGCTCCTCAAGGCCGCCGCTCCGGTGCGGGCCCTGCTGCGCTCCGGGCGCGGGCCGACCGTACCCGCGGAGCCGCTCCCCCAGGTGGTCCCGGCCACGTTCCGGGCCTGACCTGTCCTTGCCCGTCCTGAGCCGTCC from Streptomyces albofaciens JCM 4342 encodes the following:
- the pabB gene encoding aminodeoxychorismate synthase component I, with the translated sequence MRTLLVDNHDSYSHNLFQLIARTIGTEPMVVRNDDAALRRLDPDDFDALVISPGPGHPGRARDFGLAADLLSGSGLPTLGVCLGHQGIALATGARVERAPAPRHGHLSVIRHRGEDLFAHIPQHFTGVRYHSLAVPEPLPPALEATAWAEDGVLMGLRHRSLPQWSVQFHPESVATEYGAELIANFARLARAHRPPRGPAARRGRRAPAARRGRRTPPATAAVGATSDGYRLHVRTLSLEPDTDALFRALFARSRHAFWLDSSRVEPGLSRFSFLGDAGGPLAETVRYRAGSGEVEVTAADGGVTTVPGTVFDHLRAQLARRRIAAPTLPFDFTCGYVGWFGYELRADCGSPLARAGTGDDAAWIFADRLVAVDHERGETHLLCLARDDGEDGERAAAWLRETGTRLTTLPSRAVRREAHADARAVDGGPAESWLARSREQYLADIRQCHEELHAGESYEICLTNTVHVPVEADALAAHSLLRRLNPAPYAAFLRFGDTEAVCSSPERFLRITPDGTVESKPIKGTAPRGADPAEDARLKAALAHDPKTRAENLMIVDLLRNDLGRVCEIGSVHVPHLMRVESYATVHQLVSTVRGTLRPGTDAVDCVRACFPGGSMTGAPKLRTMEIIDRLEGAPRGLYSGSIGYLGLAGGADLNIVIRTAVRSGGRWTVGAGGAIVLGSDPAEEYREMLLKAAAPVRALLRSGRGPTVPAEPLPQVVPATFRA